In Leptodesmis sichuanensis A121, the following are encoded in one genomic region:
- a CDS encoding DUF6464 family protein, translating into MEALNLSTEVILTHPKRSLGSVQLDWMPQPGSFLELEGCTYTVLERRHRYQLRAGRYRLHQISLYVQSVPRPSERSLVNGHWVLGDASCRFNARSELIRCAVSPEGPCGNCRFYEMLAGKVN; encoded by the coding sequence ATGGAAGCACTGAACCTTTCTACAGAGGTGATTTTAACTCACCCGAAACGCTCTTTGGGTAGTGTTCAGTTAGATTGGATGCCGCAACCAGGCTCTTTTCTGGAGTTGGAAGGATGTACTTATACAGTTTTGGAGCGCCGTCACCGTTACCAGCTCAGAGCAGGTCGCTACCGATTACACCAAATTTCTCTCTACGTTCAGTCGGTTCCTCGACCTTCAGAACGGAGTTTAGTCAATGGTCATTGGGTGCTTGGTGATGCCAGTTGCCGCTTTAATGCGCGTTCAGAACTCATCCGCTGTGCCGTCAGCCCAGAAGGGCCGTGTGGAAATTGTCGATTCTATGAAATGCTTGCTGGAAAGGTGAATTAA